The DNA region ATTATAAATAAAAAGAAGAAATAAATATTAGTTGAAATTGAATGATAAGAAAACGATAAAGCATCAAATGCTGCTGGCTAGGCATTAGGAATGCAAGTTTTCCTCGTGCAATAGTACATCTTTTTATTTATTTCGTATATTTTTTTTGAAAAAATCTTTAAACGTTTAACAGTTACGGTGTTATTTTGCGATTTACAATTTAGTCAACATTTGTTTAAAGATATGCAAACAAATTAATTTATATCTTTGTCGACCTTAAAAATATCATTTTTTCCGAAAATATTTAAAAATGTTCAACAAGCGGACCAAAATCAAGGCGCTTCTAGAGTTGGCGCCTAGCGAGACACAAGAGTATACAGTAATGGGATGGGTACGTACCTTCCGTAATAATCAGTTTGTAGCGTTAAATGACGGAAGTACGATCAATAATCTACAAGTTGTCGTGCCGCTTGGGTTGGTAGATGATGCTTTATTGAAAAGAATCACGACTGGCGCATCTATCAAAGCACAAGGAAAATTGGTTGCCTCTCTTGGAAAAGGTCAAAAAGTAGAATTAAATGCTACGACCATCGAAATATTAGGAGATTCTGATCCTGAAAAATATCCATTGCAACCCAAAAAACACAGCTTGGAATTTTTGAGAGAGATCGCACATTTAAGATTTAGAACGCAAACATTCAGCTCCGTATTTAGGATTAGACATGCCTTGGCATTTGCAGTTCATCAATTTTTTAATGAAAAAGGATTTGTGTATTTGCATACACCAATCGTTACGTCAAGTGATGCGGAAGGTGCTGGCGAAATGTTTAGAGTAACCACTTTGCCTTTAGAAAATGCTCCTAAAAAGGAAGATGGCAGCATTGATTATACACAAGATTTCTTTGGAAAAAGTACTAATCTGACGGTAAGTGGTCAATTGGAAGGTGAATTGGGTGCCACTGCATTAGGTGAAATTTATACATTCGGACCAACATTTAGAGCGGAAAATTCTAATACAACAAGACATCTTGCTGAATTTTGGATGATTGAACCAGAAATGGCATTCAATGATATTTATGACAATATGGATTTGGCGGAAGAGTTTATCCAATATTTGATTAAATATGTAATGGAACACAATGCAGATGATCTTGCGTTTTTGGATAATCGATTGAAAGAAGAGGAAAAATCTCTTCCAATGGATAAACGAAATGAATTTGGATTGATTGAAAAATTACAGATCGTTTTGAATAATAAATTTGAAAGAATCACCTATACGGAAGCGATTGAAATATTGTTAGCGTCTCCTGCATACAAAAAGAAGAAATTCAAATACGATGTAAGTTGGGGTATTGATCTTCAAAGTGAACACGAACGTTATTTGGTGGAAAAACATTTCAAAAAACCTGTCATCGTAACCGGTTATCCGAAAGACATCAAAGCATTTTATATGCGTCAAAATGATGATGGAAAAACCGTTGCAGCGATGGACATTCTTGCTCCAGGCATCGGTGAGATCGTTGGAGGTTCTCAACGTGAAGAAAGATTGGATCTTTTGTTAGCAAGAATGGCTGAGGTAGGAATTCCTTCGCACGAAATGGAATTCTATTTGGATACACGCAGATTTGGTAGCGTACCACATAGTGGATTTGGTTTAGGATTTGAAAGAATGGTATTGTTTGTCACAGGTATGACCAATATACGCGACGTGATTCCATTTGCCCGCACACCAAAAAATTGTGAATTTTAATCATATTCAATATTACGGAGGATACACAATCCTCCGTTTTTAATTTACATCAAGATGGAAAAAATAGAAACACATTTGGATCAATTGGACATTGCCCTACAACCAATTAAACAAAAATTGATCGATCATCCTCTTTATCATAAGATTCAAAGCCTCGAAGCATTGCGATTATTTACAGAATATCATGTGTATGCGGTTTGGGATTTTATGAGTTTGCTTAAATCTTTACAACTTGCATTGACTTGTACAAGTTTGCCTTGGTATCCAGTGGGAGATCCTACAACACGTTATTTGATTAATGAGATTGTAACTGGGGAAGAAAGTGATGTGGACGAACATGGAAATAGATGTAGCCATTTTGAATTATATTTGGATGCAATGCATGAAATGGGAAGTCAAACTACCTCCATTGAAAATTTCGTACAAAACGCTATCGCAAATAATAATATATTGGAAGTTATTGAAAAAAGTGAATTACCACAATTTGTAAAAGACTTCTTACAATTCACATTTGATGTGGTTTTAAATGCTTCATTGCATATCAAAGCTGCTGTATTTACATTCGGGCGAGAAGATCTAATTCCTGATATGTTCATCAGTATCGTACGTGAATTATCCTCTACCAATCCTGAAAAATTATCCATTTTCAAATATTATCTAGAACGACATATCGAAGTAGACGGGGACGAACATAGTATTTTGGGCAAGCAAATGGTCGAACGCCTTTGCGGAGAAGATGAGAAAAAATGGGATGAAGCGATTGAAATGAGTATTAAATCTTTAGAAATGCGCAATCATCTTTGGAATGGCATAGCAGAATTGATAGGCTAAAATTATTTTTCAGTTTTTTACTTAAAAATTTTGTTAAGTAAAAAACTGCTCCTATATTTGCAGCCCATTCAGGAATGGTGCGGTAGCTCAGTAGGTAGAGCAAAGGACTGAAAATCCTTGTGTCGACGGTTCGATCCCGCCTCGCACCACAAAGAGATAACAAATAATAATCAATTAGTTATCTCTTTTTTTATTTCCAATATTCTCCTTAAAATGTTTCTTTTCTTAGCCAATTATACCAAAATTTCTATTTAACCCTAATATTTTTATACATTTGAGTTACTAGATTATTCGATAATTAGAACTATACAAATTCATGAAAAAAGTAGAGGTAGTGGCTGCAATAATAAAATATAGTGAAGAAATATTCTGTGTGCAAAGACCCCAAAACAAACTAGCCTACATTTCTGAAAAATATGAATTTCCTGGAGGTAAAATTGAATTAGGTGAAACTAAAGAAGATGCTCTATTACGCGAATTAAAGGAGGAATTAAATTTAGAACCAAAAATTAAATCTTTCTTTTTAACTGTTGTGCATCCGTACCCCGATTTTGAGTTAACCATGCATAGTTTTATATGTGAAGTATCCTCCAAAGAAATTATATTAAATGAACACATTGATGCGAAATGGTTAACTGTTGATCAGCTTGATAGTTTGGACTGGGCTGCAGCAGACTTTCCTATCGTTAAGAAATTGATGGCAAATGGATAATTTAAGAAAAGTTTTTACAGATAGTATCCACACAGGCTTTATAGATAAAGAAATATTATCTGACCTTGCCTATCAACCGGAATTGTTGGTCAACCAAAAGCAACCACCCAAAAAAGTACTCACAACAATCATAAAGGAGTTAGAGCATTGTTCAGAATTTTTAATATCCGTCGCATTTGTAACCACAGGTGGAGTCTCTACCATCATTAATACCTTACAAAAATTAGCAGCTCAAGGAATTAAGGGAAAGGTCCTAGTGTCTCAGTATCTAAATTTTACTCAACCAGAAGCATTAAAAAGATTACTTCAATTTCAAAATATTGATTTACGCATTACTACAATTGGTAACGCACATGCTAAAGGTTATATTTTTAAAAATAACAGACATTATAACCTGATCGTTGGCAGTAGCAATCTTACAGATACCGCTTTGAGTTCCAATAAAGAATGGAACATGAAAGTTTCTGCCCTTGACAATAGTGATTTGGTTCATAAAGTATTAAAAGAGTTCTATGCAGATTTTGAGAAAGCAACCATAGTTTCTCCTCAATATCTACAACAATATGAGGAAATTTATCAGAAGCAATTAATTTTAAACAAAAAATTATCTTCGGAGTTTACCCCTGAAAATGAAACACATTTTAAGCCAAACTTAATGCAAACTGAGGCATTGTCTAATCTTCAAGCTTTGCGTGAAAGAGGACAGAAAAGGGCGTTAATCATTTCCGCTACGGGAACAGGTAAAACATTTTTGTCCGCTTTTGATGCGAAAAATTTTAATCCTCGAAAATTATTATTTGTAGTCCATAGGTTGACGATAGCTAAAAGCGCTATGAAAACATTTAAACATGTTTTCGGCAAGACCAAAACGATGGGATTGTATTCTGGAAATCAGCAAGATTTTGAGGCCGATTTTATCTTTGCAACTGTTCAGACTATTTCCAAACAAAACCATTTGAATTTATTTTCGAAAGCGCATTTCGACTATATAATTATAGATGAAACCCACCGATCTGCGGCAGACACTTATCTGAAAATATTGGAGTATTTCACGCCCAATTTTTTGTTAGGAATGACTGCAACTCCAGAAAGATCAGACGGCATAGACATTTTTAAATTATTTGATTACAATATCGCCTACGAGATAAGATTGAGTCGGGCCATGGAAGAAGAAATGCTAAGTACATTTCACTACTTTGGACTGACAGACATTCAAATAGGTCAAACAACCATTGATAGAAAATCTGATTTTAACCTGCTTGTTTCAAAAGAGAGAGTAGATCATATAATAGAAAGATCCAAATTTTATGGTAGTGACAATGGCATAACGAGAGGGCTTATTTTTTGTTCTCGCAAAGATGAAGCTATTGAGTTATCTAAACTATTTAATAAGAAAGGATTAAATACAATTGCATTGACAGGAGATAGTTCTGATCACGAAAGATCGCAGGCAATTGATCTTTTAGAATCTGATAATCTATCTGAAAAAATAGATTTTATCTTCACCGTCGATATATTTAATGAAGGTGTTGATATTCCCAAGGTTAACCAAGTCATTATGTTGCGTCCAACAGAATCGGCTATAATCTTTATACAACAATTGGGACGTGGCTTACGTAAAATTGAAGGGAAAGGATACCTCACGGTAATTGATTTTATCGGCAACTACGAAAATAATTATCTCATTCCTATTGCCTTATTTGGCGATACTTCTTACAATAAGGATACATTAAGAAAGCTGATTAATGATGGTAGTCTTATGATTCCTGGCGCATCAACTATTAATTTTGATGAGATAACGAAAGAGAGAATTTTTCAATCTATCGACGCTGCAAACATGCAATTATATGCAGATTTAAAGAAAGACTATAATGCACTTAAATATAGATTAGGAAGAGTTCCTATGATGATGGATTTTTTGGAAAATGCAAGCAGGGATCCATTTTTATTTGTAGAATATTCCAGATCATACTATAATTTCGTATGTAAAATTGAAAACAAAAATGATCCAAATTTAACGGACCAAGAAATTAAATTATTAGAATTATTTTCAAAGGAGA from Rhizosphaericola mali includes:
- a CDS encoding DUF3427 domain-containing protein: MDNLRKVFTDSIHTGFIDKEILSDLAYQPELLVNQKQPPKKVLTTIIKELEHCSEFLISVAFVTTGGVSTIINTLQKLAAQGIKGKVLVSQYLNFTQPEALKRLLQFQNIDLRITTIGNAHAKGYIFKNNRHYNLIVGSSNLTDTALSSNKEWNMKVSALDNSDLVHKVLKEFYADFEKATIVSPQYLQQYEEIYQKQLILNKKLSSEFTPENETHFKPNLMQTEALSNLQALRERGQKRALIISATGTGKTFLSAFDAKNFNPRKLLFVVHRLTIAKSAMKTFKHVFGKTKTMGLYSGNQQDFEADFIFATVQTISKQNHLNLFSKAHFDYIIIDETHRSAADTYLKILEYFTPNFLLGMTATPERSDGIDIFKLFDYNIAYEIRLSRAMEEEMLSTFHYFGLTDIQIGQTTIDRKSDFNLLVSKERVDHIIERSKFYGSDNGITRGLIFCSRKDEAIELSKLFNKKGLNTIALTGDSSDHERSQAIDLLESDNLSEKIDFIFTVDIFNEGVDIPKVNQVIMLRPTESAIIFIQQLGRGLRKIEGKGYLTVIDFIGNYENNYLIPIALFGDTSYNKDTLRKLINDGSLMIPGASTINFDEITKERIFQSIDAANMQLYADLKKDYNALKYRLGRVPMMMDFLENASRDPFLFVEYSRSYYNFVCKIENKNDPNLTDQEIKLLELFSKEINNSKRVDESIILELLIENKELSVEKFKNIIKKKYGYSVSDQTINSCLINLNFEFVRENKEIVCVIDNSFLFSNSFMQSLENDVFKRYLLDSTKCAIKIFDKIYSFNKYKDGIILYNKYSRKDICRLLNWDKDISSTIYGYRTNMEVTPCFVTYHKSKDIDDSINYNDHFINPSTFAWESRSNRRIDSNEIKAVINSKRILLFVKKENGEGSDFYFLGNVKINLESIRQQTMKETLKPVVHFQFLLESSVPDNLYNYITNSQEILSTENKLDQIEKNEIPRLDPIEKSPTIPLFNFYAAAGSFSELQSDNEFTSLDAPNNIHNTNDYFACRIRGESMNRVIPNGSICLFKKYTGGSRNGKIVLVENVDIQDPDFHSAFTIKTYASEKIVTEEGWTHTSIRLRPNSYDGTYSDIIIDEENGQNMKVVGEFVTILQ
- the asnS gene encoding asparagine--tRNA ligase — its product is MFNKRTKIKALLELAPSETQEYTVMGWVRTFRNNQFVALNDGSTINNLQVVVPLGLVDDALLKRITTGASIKAQGKLVASLGKGQKVELNATTIEILGDSDPEKYPLQPKKHSLEFLREIAHLRFRTQTFSSVFRIRHALAFAVHQFFNEKGFVYLHTPIVTSSDAEGAGEMFRVTTLPLENAPKKEDGSIDYTQDFFGKSTNLTVSGQLEGELGATALGEIYTFGPTFRAENSNTTRHLAEFWMIEPEMAFNDIYDNMDLAEEFIQYLIKYVMEHNADDLAFLDNRLKEEEKSLPMDKRNEFGLIEKLQIVLNNKFERITYTEAIEILLASPAYKKKKFKYDVSWGIDLQSEHERYLVEKHFKKPVIVTGYPKDIKAFYMRQNDDGKTVAAMDILAPGIGEIVGGSQREERLDLLLARMAEVGIPSHEMEFYLDTRRFGSVPHSGFGLGFERMVLFVTGMTNIRDVIPFARTPKNCEF
- a CDS encoding (deoxy)nucleoside triphosphate pyrophosphohydrolase, with the protein product MKKVEVVAAIIKYSEEIFCVQRPQNKLAYISEKYEFPGGKIELGETKEDALLRELKEELNLEPKIKSFFLTVVHPYPDFELTMHSFICEVSSKEIILNEHIDAKWLTVDQLDSLDWAAADFPIVKKLMANG
- a CDS encoding DUF3050 domain-containing protein, translated to MEKIETHLDQLDIALQPIKQKLIDHPLYHKIQSLEALRLFTEYHVYAVWDFMSLLKSLQLALTCTSLPWYPVGDPTTRYLINEIVTGEESDVDEHGNRCSHFELYLDAMHEMGSQTTSIENFVQNAIANNNILEVIEKSELPQFVKDFLQFTFDVVLNASLHIKAAVFTFGREDLIPDMFISIVRELSSTNPEKLSIFKYYLERHIEVDGDEHSILGKQMVERLCGEDEKKWDEAIEMSIKSLEMRNHLWNGIAELIG